One Fulvia fulva chromosome 12, complete sequence genomic region harbors:
- a CDS encoding 4-hydroxybenzoate polyprenyltransferase, mitochondrial, with protein sequence MAPPVRISSLLGRTSSFARTSRQLQLGYCKRWAASKTAICGSPVGRMSGSRPVKVIQPRPQTRWTTTTTTTTATSNDVEAISDARKRDLPAYEPPKTGLLSVLPSSWLPYAELIRLHSPAGTYYLFLPCILSTLLAAPLCNPIPAPATVAYTTFLFATGALIMRGAGCTVNDLWDRNLDPHVSRTRLRPIARGAITVQQAIPYLGVQLFSGLALLLQFPLECLYYGVPSLLLVGTYPLAKRVTNYPQAVLGLTFSWGAFMGFPALGIDLLSNIPALISAACLYGSCVAWTIVYDMIYAYQDIKDDARVGIKSIALAQEKNSKLFLSVVSSVQAALLAGAGLAVGAGPIYFAGTVGGTAVSAAYMLWKVNLKSVKDCWWWFNKGAWALTGGAITLGLTAEYLAHYLGWYETSPKDKPSKNAT encoded by the coding sequence ATGGCTCCTCCCGTCCGCATATCATCGCTCCTTGGGCGGACTTCATCTTTCGCGAGAACATCACGACAGCTACAGCTTGGGTACTGCAAGAGATGGGCGGCGTCGAAGACGGCGATATGTGGCAGTCCCGTAGGGCGAATGTCTGGGAGCAGGCCTGTGAAGGTAATACAGCCGAGACCGCAGACTCGATGGACAACGACCACAACCACAACCACAGCCACCTCAAACGACGTTGAGGCCATCTCAGACGCGAGGAAACGCGATCTGCCTGCCTACGAGCCACCCAAGACGGGCCTCCTCTCAGTGCTGCCTTCATCCTGGCTACCTTACGCCGAACTCATCCGCCTTCATAGCCCGGCAGGCACGTACTACCTCTTCTTGCCATGCATCCTCAGCACACTCCTCGCAGCACCTCTGTGCAACCCGATCCCGGCTCCTGCTACAGTCGCCTACACGACCTTTCTCTTCGCGACTGGCGCGTTGATCATGCGTGGCGCAGGCTGCACCGTCAACGACCTCTGGGACCGTAACCTCGATCCTCACGTGTCCAGGACGCGTCTTCGACCAATCGCGCGTGGAGCTATCACTGTCCAGCAAGCAATACCATATCTTGGCGTTCAGCTCTTTTCCGGTCTGGCCCTTCTTCTACAATTCCCACTTGAGTGTCTATACTATGGCGTGCCAAGTCTACTACTGGTTGGCACATACCCGCTCGCGAAGAGAGTGACGAATTATCCTCAAGCCGTCCTCGGATTGACGTTCAGCTGGGGTGCCTTTATGGGCTTCCCTGCACTCGGCATCGATCTCCTCAGTAACATACCCGCCCTTATCAGCGCGGCTTGCCTGTATGGCTCGTGTGTTGCGTGGACGATCGTTTACGACATGATCTACGCGTACCAGGACATCAAAGACGATGCAAGAGTTGGTATCAAGAGCATTGCGCTGGCACAGGAGAAGAACTCGAAGCTCTTCCTGAGTGTGGTCAGCAGTGTGCAGGCTGCACTTTTGGCTGGAGCTGGTCTAGCTGTGGGCGCTGGACCGATATACTTCGCTGGCACGGTGGGAGGCACGGCAGTATCTGCGGCGTACATGCTCTGGAAGGTCAATCTGAAGAGCGTCAAGGACTGCTGGTGGTGGTTCAACAAGGGCGCTTGGGCGCTGACTGGAGGTGCTATAACACTCGGATTGACTGCTGAATATCTGGCTCACTACCTGGGCTGGTACGAGACCTCACCCAAAGACAAGCCATCCAAGAACGCGACATAA